From Schizosaccharomyces pombe strain 972h- genome assembly, chromosome: II, the proteins below share one genomic window:
- the elc1 gene encoding elongin C, with amino-acid sequence MEKEYVRLISGDGFVFILEKEIACLSGTIRAILNEGIFSEAQKNECTFPDIRATLLEKVCEYLHYNYRYKNQLDIPKFDIPPEMVLELLVTAEYLEA; translated from the exons atggaaaaagaatacGTGAGACTTATATCTGGCGACGGCTTTGTGTTtatattagaaaaagaaattgcttGTCTTTCAGGAACGATACGTGCTATTCTCAACGAAG GAATATTTTCTGAGGcgcaaaaaaatgaatgcaCATTTCCTGATATACG GGCAACACTGTTGGAAAAAGTTTGTGAATATTTGCATTACAATTACAGatataaaaatcaattagaTATTCCAAAGTTCGATATCCCACCTGAGATGGTTTTAGAATTATTGGTCACTGCGGAATATTTGGAAG CATAA
- the mug131 gene encoding protein Mug131 has product MDNQQRKVQGSSSNTFIKRAFQHLKSLFTVCFTGADYLESDIELICQNEIQPQGLEKLNADSSNFYCNSLTSNQSLTTSMEALDLSSSLTTPHADKLLKLSNLIAAKSFTTERKLSAAEFLDSREIHNPFTYGFLGILYGTSRTPYLHAQYANSFMSESAVPISIELNNREAKASMNLAEKNFPEGFEDFVSFLENPNIPLTVLLHHVMLYDLYSNNLKDAVWVAVTNYMKNLVGNYGYTELHIRAAQQMFGHPRFLLVHPEDIYCISGSSDWVCVSTQHFHCNIHVHSVSGNAIRKSRNPIIQDLSSICQNSTEFGWLALTHALRKKGAIFPIHAYLNFNAKLYEECIPPSILYFNKNDENINVGNIEDITNYMYETFINEASLCDKFMKRKHERIETPLSSQGREISNTLSRKRGAKGSNPFEIENMMPHA; this is encoded by the coding sequence ATGGATAATCAGCAAAGAAAGGTACAAGGTTCATCGAGCAACACCTTTATAAAACGAGCTTTTCAACATTTGAAAAGTCTATTTACCGTTTGTTTCACTGGAGCCGACTATCTGGAAAGCGATATCGAACTCATATGCCAAAATGAGATTCAGCCACAAGgacttgaaaaattaaacgCCGATTCCTCAAATTTCTATTGCAATTCTTTAACCTCAAACCAAAGCTTGACTACTTCAATGGAAGCGCTTGATTTGAGTAGCTCTCTTACTACACCACATGCCGATAAACTTCTAAAACTCTCAAATTTAATAGCCGCCAAATCGTTCACAACTGAACGTAAGCTATCTGCTGCAGAATTTTTAGATTCAAGAGAAATTCATAATCCATTCACATACGGCTTCCTAGGTATTTTGTATGGAACAAGCAGGACTCCTTACTTGCATGCTCAGTATGCAAATTCGTTCATGTCCGAATCAGCAGTTCCGATATCAATTGAACTGAATAATAGAGAAGCCAAAGCAAGTATGAATCTAGCAGAGAAAAACTTTCCCGAAGGATTTGAAGACTTTGTTTCGTTTTTAGAGAACCCCAATATACCGTTAACGGTGCTACTTCATCATGTGATGCTTTATGACTTGTATTCAAATAATCTTAAAGATGCTGTGTGGGTGGCAGTAACAAACTAcatgaaaaatttagttGGAAATTATGGTTATACTGAGTTGCACATCAGGGCCGCACAACAAATGTTTGGGCATCCAAGGTTCTTGTTGGTACATCCGGAAGACATATATTGTATTTCTGGATCATCAGATTGGGTTTGTGTTTCTACTCAACATTTCCATTGCAACATTCATGTACATTCGGTTAGCGGCAATGCCATACGGAAAAGCAGAAATCCTATAATTCAAGATCTAAGTTCTATTTGTCAAAATTCCACTGAGTTTGGATGGCTAGCATTGACCCATGCGTTAAGAAAGAAAGGCGCGATTTTCCCGATCCATGCATATCTAAATTTTAACGCCAAGCTGTATGAAGAGTGCATTCCACCATCAATCCTTTACTTCAacaaaaatgatgaaaatataaatgtTGGTAATATAGAAGACATCACTAATTACATGTATGAAACGTTTATTAACGAAGCTTCACTCTGTGATAAATtcatgaaaagaaaacatgAAAGGATAGAGACACCGTTGAGCTCACAGGGAAGGGAAATTTCCAATACTCTTAGTCGGAAGCGTGGTGCTAAGGGAAGTAATCCATTTGAAATCGAAAATATGATGCCACACGCctag
- the naa35 gene encoding NatC N-acetyltransferase complex subunit Mak10 — protein sequence MSVKESLSLLNSMQGNVKIGNVEPAKGNEGYVDNAGYVDCTKSYFEATKSLKEEQLVCDPKFTLLDSISAFEIMEPKMDSGIDYQPLRVDFSRDLSYLEILALMDLIVSAEKEWHYGSPLSESLLCSAHVFSICKSPISQVGDSGFSSGSGRNTTDIVLFPFVLAVIKCCDIVHREFLMGNLYDEEDISSFSYHMSFLQNYPIEKLNYLLQSSIEYLASEVIKFSAELRQIIEGILNRIQLRIGILRVYERSDIKTTIDALHLIKNLVPEIQNTVSVVDSSIKESILKQYWDFRVQAQLVATAPVRNIPPTGIEHSYQRILYFADDMLLILNSHTLASSLAVYQFCLDFTRLNRTPEPYVRSSLQALITANNAVNLRDQPTSYMLECIREFSGLPSNFYNPNTRTVIEKNSISSAYGPLVESLIAHSTNIMVDLVRICSHNPCRFRRNLINLLPEITVAHFEAEALDLKFVAKSLPSNGPFSSFIYHVKLNAIEHILLSSFEQKLHQPYQWPHFFAVLDHVFSIHQTHLELHGKDRNTPPMAKTFVTYLHRILNAIKETYSGYLLLTVLCMRLNIIKTPSFTLDEKIQESYYMAHYRPLINLRQPKPLLRSEADCIIKNLQNFSTDDLIIKSNEKFTAAKNSLINVIKSGFEQNEFINPYFLQTNYLKNLLCCCITNLVSLAILSKDHSANLKIVEIPGNPLPSLSRT from the exons ATGTCTGTTAAAGAGTCCCTATCATTGCTTAATTCTATGCAAGGAAATGTGAAGATTGGAAATGTGGAACCGGCCAAAGGGAACGAAGGTTATGTTGATAACGCTGGATATGTCGACTGTACAAAGTCTTACTTTGAAGCCACGAAATCTCTGAAAGAGGAACAGCTAGTATGTGATCCAAAATTTACATTATTGGATTCAATCAGTGCCTTTGAAATTATGGAACCGAAAATGGATAGTGGGATTGATTATCAGCCACTTCGTGTAGATTTTTCACGTGATCTCTCTTACTTGGAAATATTAGCGTTAATGGATTTAATTGTCTCTGCGGAAAAAGAGTGGCATTATGGATCCCCCTTATCAGAGAGCTTACTCTGTAGTGCCCATGTGTTCTCCATTTGCAAGTCGCCTATTTCACAAGTGGGTGACAGTGGCTTCTCCAGTGGTAGCGGAAGGAATACAACTGACATCGTTCTTTTCCCTTTTGTTTTGGCTGTTATTAAATGTTGCGATATTGTTCATCGAGAATTTCTGATGGGAAATTTATATGACGAGGAAGACATTAGTTCGTTTTCATATCACATGTcctttcttcaaaattacCCCATAGAAAAACTCAATTATCTTTTGCAATCTAGCATCGAATATTTGGCTTCCGAGgttataaaattttctgCCGAGTTACGACAAATTATCGAGGGAATTCTCAATAGAATACAACTTCGAATTGGTATTTTACGAGTGTATGAAAGGAGTGATATTAAGACCACCATCGATGCTCTCCATCTgatcaaaaatttggtaCCCGAGATTCAGAACACGGTTTCGGTAGTTGATTCATCTATCAAGGAGAGCATATTAAAGCAATATTGGGATTTTCGCGTCCAAGCCCAATTAGTTGCTACAGCTCCTGTGAGGAATATTCCTCCTACTGGCATTGAGCATTCTTATCAAcgaattttgtattttgctGATGATAtgcttttgattttgaataGCCACACTCTCGCTTCTTCCTTGGCAGTATATCAGTTTTGTTTAGATTTTACGAGATTGAATCGTACTCCAGAGCCTTACGTCCGTTCCTCCCTTCAAGCACTTATCACTGCTAACAATGCAGTTAATCTAAGGGATCAACCTACTTCGTATATGTTAGAATGTATTCGTGAGTTTTCTGGGCttccttcaaatttttataatccTAACACCCGTACAGTAATCGAAAAAAACTCTATCTCATCAGCCTATGGTCCGCTAGTTGAGTCTTTGATTGCTCATTCAACTAATATCATGGTTGACCTTGTCCGAATTTGTTCCCACAATCCCTGTCGGTTCCGCCGTaatctaataaatttacttCCTGAAATTACCGTTGCTCATTTTGAAGCTGAAGCGCTTGATTTGAAATTCGTAGCAAAAAGCCTACCAAGTAATGGACcgttttcatcatttatTTACCATGTTAAGCTAAATGCAATTGAGCATATCTTGCTTTCTTCCTTTGAACAAAAACTTCACCAACCATATCAATGGCCCCATTTTTTTGCTGTGCTTGATCATGTCTTTTCTATCCACCAGACTCATTTAGAGCTTCATGGAAAGGATCGTAATACCCCACCTATGGCCAAAACCTTTGTTACATATTTGCATCGAATATTGAATGCTATAAAGGAGACCTATTCTGGCTATTTACTA CTGACGGTGCTTTGTATGCGGTTGAATATCATTAAAACTCCTTCATTTACtcttgatgaaaaaattcaagagTCATATTACATGGCCCATTATCGtcctttaattaatttgcGTCAACCCAAGCCACTACTTCGTTCGGAAGCTGATTGCATAATCaaaaatcttcaaaatttctcTACGGATGATTTAATCATCAAAtctaatgaaaaattcacTGCTGCAAAGAATAGCCTTATTAATGTTATAAAATCCGGTTTTGAACAGAATGAGTTCATCAACCCGTATTTCTTGCAAACcaactatttaaaaaatttattatgttGCTGCATTACAAATCTGGTTTCACTTGCAATCTTATCCAAAGATCATAGTGCTAATCTAAAAATAGTGGAAATACCTGGAAATCCGCTCCCAAGTCTTTCACGTACATGA
- the lea1 gene encoding U2 snRNP-associated protein Lea1 — protein sequence MRLNAEFLSQVPSFISPLKETELDLRYIPIIENLGVLRDVHDAIDFTDNDIRYLGNFPRMKRLQTLLCGNNRITAIAPDIGKVLPNLKTLSLAQNHLQEIADLDPLASCPQLTNLSCIDNPVAQKQYYRLYLIWRIPSLHILDFERVRRNERLRAEEVFGQIQNPTEIASSIMGVKSRVFDLAALVQSHPEANSPITTGYTLTPEEREKIKEAIKNASSIAEINRLEAMLLEGKIPK from the exons atgCGTCTTAATGCTGAATTTTTGTCTCAGGTACCCTCATTCATCAGTCCTTTGAAAGAAACTGAGCTTGATTTAAGATat ATTccaataattgaaaatttaggAGTGTTAAGGGACGTACACGATGCAATTGATTTCACAGACAATGACATTCGATATTTAGGGAATTTCCCTCGTATGAAAAGGCTTCAAACGCTTTTGTGTGGAAATAACCGAATAACTGCTATAGCCCCAGACATAGGTAAAGTTCTTCCGAATTTAAAGACTTTATCCCTAGCACAAAATCATCTTCAAGAAATAGCAGATTTAGATCCGTTGGCTAGTTGTCCTCAACTCACTAATTTGTCGTGCATTGACAATCCAGTTGctcaaaaacaatattataGATTATATCTTATATGGAGAATTCCTTCGTTACATATTTTAGATTTCGAACGGGTTAGAAGAAATGAAAGGCTTCGTGCTGAAGAAGTGTTTGGTCAAATTCAAAACCCTACAGAAATAGCTTCCTCTATTATGGGTGTGAAAAGTCGAGTATTTGATTTGGCTGCATTGGTACAAAGCCACCCAGAAGCGAATTCTCCTATTACAACTGGATATACACTTACACCTGaggaaagagaaaagatCAAAGAAGCCATTAAAAATGCCTCTTCCATTGCTGAGATAAATCGACTGGAAGCTATGCTATTAGAGGGgaaaattccaaaataa
- the prp24 gene encoding RNA-binding protein Prp24, with protein sequence MSQIQDLKDENVEMDIDPQEQNEKKPLLLDELTKFTILHPYNYDSHIKLIEELKRLDKKKELSEARKTFQSIFPLSEDLWVDYLLDECKNCRTLDDYVRIKTLFDLAVQDYLSIKIWCMYLEFTLNLMDTSSFEQEQSELNGVITLTDAHSLFERAYQTCKFHFSKSQCVWTLYLEFLQTFGDALFEGEEEQEIVFKNKIYDFHIDRLKLPHEQIEETFTSLSTFVTNNWSPSEYEDVMVKSNKVYETTLKRNAKIFNKELLLNSANHSLEAYMDLINDESRRSTAELQYITTLYERAIVLYPLIPELWLQYTAWLSKVDFSSSQASSVAERATRNCSWIGRIWSIKLTYMTLSGASTSAVCEEKDRCLNSNLLVNFDEVIDFFSGFLKACLYLSSNEDKPQEFLKHQIHKVEDYLRKNHKGSKDARMRIELSKIYLYSEISDFESVEKCWSDMFHDFQNQALYWISRYISTMKYNPELAAETLKKSLYKNVDQPQLLFQFYQSIMDLNNDCFTNTSHLYDVLNAQRISFKRQLDSFAEETKQTVENTEPLKVPQADDTAALSKKRKPGQEGDVFKKSKPIEQHRNREELTVLVTNLPSDISENELKIFFKDCGNIIRIFILEDNQKDVKVAQIEFSETSEVLAAKTRDLKSIRGHEISVQIHVDTNLYVTNFPPTYDELDITKLFSAYGNVVDVRFPSLRYNTNRRFCYVQMRKPDEAHNALQLHKKLLEEKYPIQVFISDPLRRTPRSGAVYEGRELYVTNIDFKVNEKDVETFFRDYGQVESVRIPKRFNQHKGFGYVVMTTNQDAENALSAAGKQLGNRVLNVVLSKPRESLEKTRVSSNDNRTLAKSFETTESNKMSTPKKSFEQIKSKSLGVTNVDGTVNEARLRSLFESYGKLYRVVLHPEHEGAVVEFLDIHDAGKASLALEGHEIGGRLLHITTVNEMMHNVPSSMNHSDYNTSATRPRRLGSRTFQGFNSNHSNINSKKDDLDDKEMQIDAPKSNDDFRKMFLK encoded by the exons ATGAGTCAAATACaagatttaaaagatgAGAATGTCGAAATGGATATTGATCCACAAGAacaaaacgaaaaaaagcCTTTGCTTCTGGATGAATTGACCAAATTTACGATTTTACATCCCTATAATTATGATAGTCATATTAAACTCATTGAAGAGTTAAAGCGTCTagataaaaagaaggagTTGTCAGAGGCTAGAAAGACTTTTCAATCGATCTTTCCACTTTCAGAAG ATTTGTGGGTAGATTACCTTTTAGATGAGTGCAAAAACTGTAGGACTTTAGACGACTATGTGAGGATAAAAACATTGTTTGATTTGGCAGTTCAAGATTATCTGTCAATCAAAATTTGGTGTATGTATCTTGAATTTACGCTAAACTTAATGGAcacttcttcttttgaacAAGAACAGTCTGAATTAAACGGCGTTATTACTTTGACAGATGCCCATTCTCTTTTTGAACGTGCATACCAAACTTgcaaatttcatttttctaaa AGTCAATGTGTTTGGACGTTatatttggaatttttacAGACGTTCGGTGATGCTCTATTTGAGGGAGAAGAAGAGCaagaaattgtttttaaaaacaagatATATGATTTTCATATTGATAGATTAAAACTTCCACATGAGCAGATTGAAGAAACGTTTACTTCTTTATCAACGTTTGTCACAAATAACTGGTCTCCTTCCGAATATGAGGATGTTATGGTGAAAAGCAATAAAGTGTATGAGACTACActtaaaagaaatgcaaaaatttttaataaagaactATTGTTAAACAGCGCAAATCATTCTCTCGAAGCGTATATGgatttaattaatgatGAATCGCGACGCTCAACAGCTGAGTTACAATATATAACAACTCTCTATGAGCGTGCCATAGTTTTGTATCCCCTCATTCCGGAACTCTGGTTGCAATACACTGCCTGGCTTAGTAAAGTggatttttcttcttctcaaGCGTCCAGTGTAGCAGAACGAGCTACTCGTAACTGTTCATGGATTGGGCGTATTTGGTCCATTAAACTGACTTATATGACGCTTTCTGGAGCATCCACATCGGCTGTCTGTGAAGAGAAAGATCGATGTTTGAATTCAAATTTGCTCGTAAATTTTGACGAGgttattgatttttttagcggatttttaaaagcatgCCTATATTTGTCTTCTAATGAAGATAAGCCACaggaatttttgaaacatcAAATTCATAAAGTCGAAGACTATTTGCGAAAAAATCATAAGGGATCAAAGGATGCAAGAATGCGCATTgaactttcaaaaatttatttatattcaGAAATCTCTGATTTTGAAAGCGTAGAAAAGTGCTGGTCTGATATGTTTcatgattttcaaaatcaggCATTATATTGGATTTCTCGATACATAAGTACGATGAAGTATAACCCAGAGCTTGCGGCTGAgacgttaaaaaaaagcctTTACAAAAACGTTGATCAGCCTCAACTTCTGTTCCAATTTTATCAATCCATTATGGACCTTAATAATGACTGTTTCACAAACACATCACATTTATATGACGTTTTAAATGCACAGAGGATTAGCTTCAAACGTCAATTGGATTCTTTTGCTGAAGAAACGAAGCAGACTGTCGAAAACACCGAACCACTAAAAGTGCCTCAAGCTGATGATACAGCCGCcctttcaaagaaaagaaaacctGGGCAAGAAGGTGATGTGTTCAAAAAGTCGAAACCTATTGAGCAACACAGGAATAGGGAAGAACTTACAGTTTTGGTTACCAATCTACCTTCCGATATAAGCGAAAATgagttgaaaatttttttcaaagattgTGGTAATATTATACGCATTTTTATCCTCGAAGACAATCAAAAGGATGTTAAAGTGGCTCAGATTGAATTTTCTGAAACCAGTGAAGTTCTTGCTGCTAAAACAAGAGACCTTAAATCGATAAGGGGTCATGAAATTTCTGTTCAAATTCATGTAGACACGAACCTCTACGTTACCAATTTTCCTCCGACTTATGATGAATTAGATATAaccaaattattttctgcATATGGTAATGTGGTTGACGTCCGTTTTCCTAGTCTAAGGTATAACACGAACAGGCGTTTTTGTTATGTACAAATGAGAAAGCCCGATGAGGCACACAATGCCCTGCAGTTACATAAGAAGCTATTGGAAGAGAAGTATCCTATTCAAGTCTTTATATCAGACCCGCTTCGGCGAACTCCTAGAAGCGGTGCTGTCTATGAGGGTAGAGAACTCTACGTTACaaatattgattttaaagtaaatgaaaaagacgtagaaacattttttagGGATTATGGGCAGGTTGAGAGTGTTCGAATACCGAAAAGATTTAATCAACATAAAGGTTTTGGATATGTGGTAATGACTACAAATCAAGATGCTGAAAATGCACTTTCTGCTGCTGGAAAGCAATTGGGAAATAGAGTTTTGAACGTTGTTTTGTCGAAGCCTCGAGAATCTCTAGAGAAAACAAGGGTATCATCCAATGACAACCGAACCTTAGCTAAAAGCTTTGAGACTACTGAGTCAAATAAAATGTCAACgccaaaaaaatcattcgaacaaatcaaaagcaaaagccTAGGAGTCACTAATGTCGACGGGACTGTTAACGAGGCTAGACTTAGAAGTTTATTCGAAAGCTACGGAAAGTTGTATAGAGTTGTTCTTCATCCTGAACATGAAGGTGCTGTAGTAGAGTTTTTGGATATTCATGATGCGGGAAAGGCATCCTTGGCATTAGAAGGACATGAAATTGGTGGCAGGTTACTACACATTACCACTGTCAATGAAATGATGCACAATGTCCCATCTAGTATGAATCATTCCGATTACAATACCTCTGCTACACGCCCACGGCGACTCGGAAGCCGAACGTTTCAAGGTTTCAATTCCAATCATTCCAATATAAATTCTAAGAAGGACGATTTAGACGATAAAGAAATGCAGATAGATGCACCTAAAAGCAACGATGATTTTAggaaaatgtttttaaaatag
- a CDS encoding carbohydrate kinase produces MLIVMNRGCRLVSRIPLGFRRLKRNPNPGLRNILCRRYSPLALSKEVTEALKNNVPVVALESTIITHGMPYPQNEELAIQVESKVRSMGAVPATIALLNGQCTIGLEQFQLSELAKSGETAYKVSRRDLSYVASQRLNGGTTVAATMILARAAGIDVFATGGIGGVHRGAENSMDISADLIELGRTRVAVVSAGVKSILDIGRTLEVLETQGVPVVTLGPPKSAFPAFFSRESKFQSPLSLETPQLIANMLFSNIQLGQECGTLVAIPTPHHCSIDYEKMEALIETCLQRSVQLGITGKNVTPWLLGELLRESKGKSLNTNIDLVLNNAEKASLIAKELAVLKEKSSFFPTNTGNTFETKPVKQDFFYGKVSDKGVSSSKKKITETTSKPAEVVCVGSVSIDSVLKLDNPLTSKFLGTSHPCHSEQAFGGVAHNMALASSLMGASTKLVSCVGTKSVPTSSIKEYLTKSSLQHTIVEKSNFTSCSYTAINDCNGNLLLAGADMAIMENLSYSEIKDDLNDAKYICFDGNISPSLMLDITTSKSSKQRVVFEPTSGPKTLKILKVLSVASIDFITPNKFELDVLFQAMKDGNFFENESWWQKLNSFGITSSFYNEIERFTKSTGIEEITENGILQKCFHLLPFIKNIIVKLGPNGALLISSEKLQGVNSNSASLFTPGNVTVKYYPVPKVIATPVNASGTGDTFIGTFTALLSKGWGMDDAIDTAQKAAGLTLQCNFSVNPEIKTLLK; encoded by the coding sequence ATGCTCATCGTTATGAATAGAGGTTGTCGGTTAGTTTCACGTATTCCATTGGGGTTCAGAAGGCTGAAGAGAAATCCAAACCCTGGATTGAGGAATATACTTTGCAGAAGATATAGTCCGCTGGCCTTATCCAAGGAAGTGACAGAAGCCCTTAAAAACAACGTACCAGTCGTTGCCTTAGAATCAACTATCATCACTCATGGAATGCCTTATCCtcaaaatgaagaattggCAATTCAAGTGGAAAGCAAGGTACGCAGCATGGGTGCGGTTCCTGCGACAATTGCTCTATTAAATGGACAATGTACTATAGGGCTTGAACAATTTCAGTTAAGCGAACTTGCTAAATCAGGTGAAACAGCATATAAAGTGTCTCGTAGAGATTTATCTTATGTTGCTTCCCAGAGACTCAATGGTGGAACCACAGTTGCTGCAACTATGATCTTGGCTAGAGCAGCTGGCATTGACGTATTCGCAACGGGCGGTATAGGTGGTGTTCATCGTGGGGCAGAAAATTCCATGGATATTTCTGCGGATTTAATAGAATTAGGTCGCACAAGGGTTGCCGTCGTCAGTGCTGGTGTCAAGAGTATACTCGATATTGGACGCACACTTGAAGTATTAGAAACTCAGGGTGTTCCTGTTGTCACTTTAGGCCCTCCAAAATCGGCTTTCCctgcatttttttcaagagAATCCAAGTTCCAGAGCCCTCTTTCTCTAGAAACTCCGCAGTTAATTGCTAACATGCTCTTTAGTAATATACAGCTTGGCCAGGAATGTGGTACTCTTGTGGCCATTCCCACCCCTCACCATTGTTCTATTGATTACGAAAAAATGGAGGCTTTGATTGAAACTTGTTTGCAAAGGAGTGTACAACTTGGCATAACTGGTAAAAATGTAACTCCATGGCTTTTAGGAGAACTTCTAAGAGAATCAAAAGGGAAAAGTTTAAATACTAATATTGATTTGGTCTTAAACAATGCCGAAAAGGCTTCCCTTATTGCAAAAGAACTAGctgttttaaaagaaaaaagctCTTTTTTCCCTACCAACACCGGAAATACATTTGAAACGAAGCCGGTTAAACAAGACTTTTTCTATGGTAAAGTGAGTGACAAAGGGGTTTCGTcgagcaaaaaaaaaattacagaaACAACGTCCAAACCTGCAGAAGTTGTATGTGTTGGTAGTGTGTCTATTGACTCagttttgaaattggaTAATCCTTTAACATCTAAATTCCTTGGCACATCTCATCCTTGTCACTCTGAACAGGCTTTTGGCGGTGTTGCTCATAACATGGCTTTGGCTTCTTCTTTAATGGGCGCTTCTACGAAGTTGGTTTCATGTGTTGGAACAAAATCCGTACCCACTTCCTCTATTAAAGAGTATCTTACCAAGTCTTCTTTGCAGCATACCATTGTTGAGAAAAGTAACTTTACCTCTTGCTCATACACAGCTATCAACGATTGTAATGGCAATTTATTATTAGCTGGAGCTGACATGGCCATCATGGAAAACCTTAGTTATTCAGAAATCAAGGATGATCTTAATGACGCTAAGTACATTTGTTTTGATGGTAATATTTCACCGTCATTGATGCTAGATATAACCACATCTAAATCGAGTAAGCAACGAGTCGTTTTTGAACCAACCAGTGGTCCCAAAACATTAAAGATACTAAAAGTCTTATCTGTTGCctcaattgattttataaCACCGAACAAGTTTGAACTCGATGTATTATTTCAAGCTATGAAAGACGGAAATTTCTTCGAGAATGAGTCATGGTGGCAGAAGTTAAACAGCTTTGGTATCACCTCCTCTTTCTATAATGAGATTGAGCGTTTTACGAAAAGTACAGGAATAGAAGAAATTACAGAAAACGGAATCTTACAAAAgtgttttcatttacttCCCTTCATAAAGAATATTATTGTTAAGTTAGGACCTAATGGTGCTCTTTTAATAAGCTCTGAGAAACTTCAAGGAGTGAATTCAAACTCAGCCAGCCTTTTTACCCCCGGAAATGTGACTGTAAAGTATTACCCTGTTCCAAAAGTTATAGCAACCCCTGTAAATGCTAGCGGAACTGGTGATACTTTTATCGGTACTTTCACTGCTTTGCTTTCGAAAGGCTGGGGTATGGACGATGCTATTGATACTGCTCAAAAAGCTGCGGGCCTCACTTTGCAGTGTAATTTTTCAGTAAATCCTGAAATAAAGActcttttaaaatag